In the Silene latifolia isolate original U9 population chromosome 1, ASM4854445v1, whole genome shotgun sequence genome, atactcaccgaaatttggagtcaattaggaaagaaaaatctttcctaattttcggccaaactgaccgaaataaggagtatatcctccttatttttggtctttccaaaaatatataatatgtgttgaattgtcatctaatgaggatcgaacccaagacctcttggtttgtgtaccctcactattaccactatgacacattcatcttgttgatattaaatataactgattatatttaattacgaattaacagattaattcgtccaagctaacattatatatatttaattaaatataacttattatatttaatttacgaattgacaattaattaaatctcaactaatattatttaattttcattaaataattatctcatcaacacattgactaactttttagtcattttgggcatcaatgtgattatatttctataaccacatttctcaaacacatcctataggtgtgacctttagggaccagttgatcaccgccatctgtatgataataacgtcaaactttctagcaaaccaaccgttattaggtaaacgttaatcaactgattaaatatacgaagtatacccttgtgaacctgtaagagatttacaaatgttatcacactaatttgtggaggacacaagctccaacattaccgacacaatcgacgcgaAGGAAGGATGAACAAGACTCACGAAAGAGCCACGAACTTGAGAGAGATTTTGAGATGGTTAGAGTTACGTTGaaagtttaggttttggtaaaaatgattaagaaattGTAAATCtcgtttatataactctaatcctctctaaatcaaaccgcggaaataaacatcgtcagaccggatactcggtcgagtatagagtatactcgaccgagtatcccctactcggtggAGTAGGCCGAGTATTCCGGACAGTAGCCTGGGCAGAAATACACGAcgcacttactcggccgagtaagccatattcggccgattaacagacttagaaaactgtagtattacacaTACCATCTCCCAACCCCTCGCTGCCAGTACCCTCTCTGCCTCCCTCCCTCGTCAGCCTCTTCTACTCTCTActtctatttttctcatttttggttttgttcaTCTCTCCCAGGAGCTCCCCTCCAACAACACCAACCTCATCCACCCACTTTGCCCTCCCTCCATCAACCTCTATAGCACACCCCACCTCCCTCCCTTCCCCACCGTCTTCGGCAATGATTTTACTCATGCCTTCTCCCCCTCCAATCCAGCAAGAATAACTGGATCGACTTAAAAGGTGCAGGGATTGAGAGGTATTGACGGTTTTACCCCTTTATTTACATTTAGGTAATTAAAATTTATAAGCGTGTGGACATATTTGTCCAATTAATGGGAGAGATCCAAATGAAGTTTTCTGAAAATTCTTTGCGTCACGTCAACTATTTCGAGGCTTTCTTTTAGTAATATGTaatgatcatatcaagagtgtaTTTCATAAAATGAAGACTCAAAGATTTAACTCAAAGAAATTAAAAACTTAGAATCAATCTAGATCTCACATTTATTTATCTTTGTaataaatacaaaaacaaaaatataatTGAATTTCAAATTAGTATGACACCCTTGTTAGCTCTCTCCCCCTCCCACATCGTACAGTTGTACAACTAAGTACCTAAAAGTAATCAGCCAAACTCATTTCAGTGACACCAAATTCTACTTATAAACACAACACACTCTTCAATCTTCATTCATTCAATTCATTTCTCTTTTTCCTCAAGCTATCTCCCTAATCTTTTCCCTCTCTAATGATTTTCTCCTTAATCATCATCTTAATCATTAATTAATCCTCTCTATAATGGAATTAAACCtcccttcatcatcatcatcatcatcatcatcatcattatctttAATTACTGCTGTTAAATCAGCCGATTTTACTTCAATTCAAGTTGCTCATTCTTGTAATGACACCAGTATTTTTCACGAAACTGTAAATTAGATAAATTCGTCGATTTTTCAACCGATTTTCCACCATTTTTTTTTGCTACTAAAACATTATTTTTTGTTACTATAAATAGTTTCAAGAAATTAAATGACGATGATTAGTGGGAATATGGCGATGTTAAGTCCACTAAATTGGAGCAAAATCGGTTTGGTTAGCTCTTCTTCAACTTTCTTTACGCCGGCATTTCATAGGTGATCACCCCAATATTCTTCTTACTCCTTTTGTTTccgtcatttatttatcttttatatTCTTTGTTGGTAGTAcgttaattaaattaaaacaaataattgagaggGACGGAGTCATTTCAATGGTTCCACTCTCTTATTATAATTAAAAATTACTTTATTTTTGCTGTTGCTCTTTTTAATGTTTAGTTATTGCTAATCTTGGATAATCTTTAAAAAAACGATGGTTGAGCCTTTTAGTGGATCATCTACTTTTTATAACACTAATAGAGCGAAATGAGACAAAGTTTACACAAAAACCAGAGATTTTTAAtattgataaataaataaaagtaggTAGTTTATTTTCGGAAGAGGGTGAGACAGGGCACTTGATTACTCTAGGCAGTAGCGAATCTTGGACTGAAAAATTAAGGTGGTCAGATGATAGATAATTTACACCCTTTTGAGTTGGGAGTCCCAAAGTATCATTGAAATATACGGGTATTCATTTTTTATCACGTTGGGTTTTCGAACGATCTTGGGTCGATTAATCTATAATTGTCCTTGCAGCTCACTTGACACTAACGCGATGAGATGTTGAAAACCTATACAAAAATGAAAATTTCTTGTGGGTTTTATTTATATATTCTGGTAGATTTTGCCTGTATTGAATTCTGTCTAACACGAAGCTTATGATTCACTTTAGCGACGAATGGTTGCTCAAACAGAAGAATAGACAGGGAATAGGGGAGTTTAAATCCCATTCTATAAGTTGTAGGATAGTTCTAGTTTATTGGTATTTCATCTTTGTCGCTGCTGACTTAGCAGTTTCTCAAGTTGATACATATAAGTATGCAGCGTACTTGCTCTAGGATACTCGTTGTTTTAAGACCTTAAAAATTATGATCAATTAGGTGCTCTGACGATAAGGCCGGAAATCTTTCCACTGTAAATGGATTGACGAAATCCTTCTTGAAACCCATGATGGTGGCAACTTTCGGGCACCAAAGGAAGATGACGTCTAGAATTGCTTACTTTTCTTCCATTGCAGCTGCTTCAGCTTCTCCACTTTTTAGTGGTCAAGCGACCATGGATTCTTTTGGCCCTAACTTTTATCAGGACGTATGTATCTCTTTTATTGCAGTTGGACTTTACAGTTTTTACCCAATCCAACTTTAACTTCGTTATAGTCATATTACAAGTGTGTATTTGTTCTGCTGCCGGatcatttttttttaactttctgcattacaaaaaaaaaacttacttCCTCGTTAGAGCAATAATGAAACGAAGCGAATGCTTCCTAAGACACGTGAAAAATCTTTTTCAAAACCTAGCAAATTAACCAATTGATTGACACATATACTCCCATTGCATTGATTTATATAGTCATGGACTCTCTAACATTACCATGTTGCATATATTAAAATGAATACTTATCTGGTCGTGATCCGTGTCAGTGTCTTATCTTTTAAAAACCAGCTTTATTGTCGAAGCCAAGATCCTGGGTGAAtcatttgttttaatttttcttacaatgtttttttttttcacttataTGACCGAGTCTGAATTCTCTCTTTCTCTTATGGTTTGTGTGACCGTTTATATTTCAGAAAATTCGGCATTTATGGTGAACTTGCATTTCTAGTGGTAGCATGTCTACCATCTGAATACTTAACCTTGTCATGGACTCAACTGCATTAATTTTATATAGTCATGGACTCAACTGCATTAATTTTATATAGTCATCTACCATCTACTATCTGATCGTGATCTTTGTCAGCGTCTTGTCTTTTTCGAATCAGCTTTATATATCGGAGCCAAGATCCTGGGTGAATCATCTGTTTTTATTTTTCCTACAATGTTTTCTTTCTTCTATGACCGAGTCTGACTTCTCTCTCTTTTATGGTTTGGGTGACCGCTTATATTTCAGAAAACTCGGCATGTATGGTGAACATGCATTTCTAGTGGTAGCATGTCTACCTTCTGAGCTCTTTGAGTGCAAGGGTTAATTGCAGTTGTGATGTCCAGGTTCTCAAGGCTGCAAGGGAGAAGTTCACTGAGGAGATCTCTTTTCAGTCGAAGGACAAAGACATCTCCCTTGCCAAGGTAATACTGATGAGTATGTTGGCTCACTCCCTGCTCATCTCTTGAGGTGAGAAGCTGAAAGATTTTATTTTCAGAGTAATTTTCCAATGAGATCTACGTAATCAGTGGCAGAGTTGGATTATAGTGTTCCTTTTGTGTTTCTTTGTTAGCTAGTTTAGCTCATATAATCATACGTTATCCGATTATCAGCTTATGCAGtctatttttggaatataaattgcTCTACTGTGTCATTGAAAATAGGATGAAATGTGTATATTATAATAACTTTCCGCAAGGTGTTATAGCCTTGGCGAAGATTGATTTATTGGATAAATAAAAATCCAACCCttggtaaaaaaagaaaaaagtctAGTGTGTAATTTAATTAACAATCTCATTGTCTGGCCTTCGTACTCTCAAAGATGTATGCACTCCATTTTCAGTTCTGACCACTTCAGACATGAACTGATCTGATGTAGTATCCTCTCCTCAATTGTACAGACTCTTCTTTATATTGCTGCTGAAGATGAAGCTTCTATGGCTTTCAAGAGAGAGATGGATGTTCGCTCACGTCAAAATGAGAGAAAAGATGTTACGGCACCAACCCGTGTTTATGAGGGTGATCCTTTGGAGCTTATGCCTCTTTCAGGAAAGAGAATGTCAGAGTGGCTTGATGAACTGGATGTTATTGCCAAAGAAGTTGAAGCTGAGTTAGTTCCACGAGACATAGGTTGCCATTTGGTTGAAGTCATAGAGGCTGTGAACGTAGTTCTTTTTCAAGAGAGAGGCTTTAAAAGGGTGTCTATAGCTGTAGAGCCAAAATGTTCCTACTTGCACGGGGTTTTGAATTCCGGAGTTGGCAGTGGTAAGTGCTCTATCAATATTCCATCTCTCTCATCTTTCTTCCTTTTCCTATCTCAATTTAAGCTCAAAGGTATATCTGATTTCTTGTTACCTTGTAAACAGCTATACTGTTGAGCATTATATATATAGAAGTTTGCCGAAGACTTGGTTTGGTCATGGTGGGATCTCGGGTGGGAGAGGACTTCTTGATATGGCCTCAAACAGAGAATCCTGAGGTGCTTTGATCTTACATATTGTTTACTGTTTTACTGACTGTAGAGGATCGGGGAGCCTTTCCGAGTTCTTTGCTTACTAATTGGTCAAATTTGTTATTCGTACAGGAACTTTTTAAGGTAACATCTGGGCATAGTCTGTTTGCCATTGTTAATGGGAGGTGTGTCGAGGATCCAAGATCGATGGCCTCAGATCTGGATAGCAACTCTCTTCTGAGTCTTGATATGACTACTAATCGAGATATTATTGGCATTGCTCTAGCAAATCTTATTGTAAGCTACAATTTTAACTCTATAATTCTGTCATCTCAGCTCTCGCAATAGGCAAACCCTGTGCTCCAATCCCTTCCCTCTTCCTTATGGTTAATAACTGGATATA is a window encoding:
- the LOC141607629 gene encoding uncharacterized protein LOC141607629 isoform X1 — protein: MTMISGNMAMLSPLNWSKIGLVSSSSTFFTPAFHRCSDDKAGNLSTVNGLTKSFLKPMMVATFGHQRKMTSRIAYFSSIAAASASPLFSGQATMDSFGPNFYQDVLKAAREKFTEEISFQSKDKDISLAKTLLYIAAEDEASMAFKREMDVRSRQNERKDVTAPTRVYEGDPLELMPLSGKRMSEWLDELDVIAKEVEAELVPRDIGCHLVEVIEAVNVVLFQERGFKRVSIAVEPKCSYLHGVLNSGVGSAILLSIIYIEVCRRLGLVMVGSRVGEDFLIWPQTENPEELFKVTSGHSLFAIVNGRCVEDPRSMASDLDSNSLLSLDMTTNRDIIGIALANLIRLHWKRASRSSRGLMLTSALRDVHDASKKLENIDGSNRPLLRPHDLRLAIMASERLLILQPHNWSLRRDHGMMLYYNREYGKAVQELSICMAFAPEEEAAVLEPFVEKLHLLRLESSWKSLTNAGQLTPL
- the LOC141607629 gene encoding uncharacterized protein LOC141607629 isoform X2, which gives rise to MAFKREMDVRSRQNERKDVTAPTRVYEGDPLELMPLSGKRMSEWLDELDVIAKEVEAELVPRDIGCHLVEVIEAVNVVLFQERGFKRVSIAVEPKCSYLHGVLNSGVGSAILLSIIYIEVCRRLGLVMVGSRVGEDFLIWPQTENPEELFKVTSGHSLFAIVNGRCVEDPRSMASDLDSNSLLSLDMTTNRDIIGIALANLIRLHWKRASRSSRGLMLTSALRDVHDASKKLENIDGSNRPLLRPHDLRLAIMASERLLILQPHNWSLRRDHGMMLYYNREYGKAVQELSICMAFAPEEEAAVLEPFVEKLHLLRLESSWKSLTNAGQLTPL